In Clostridium swellfunianum, a genomic segment contains:
- a CDS encoding XrtA system polysaccharide deacetylase, producing the protein MKNVFTIDVEDWFHTMDFNFPVSSWNNYEDRVHHGLKDILELLDKYNVKATFFVLGYVARKHPELVRELINKGHEIGSHGDMHKMVTTQNREEFKKDVAASKEILEDMTGKKINIYRSSSWSIVPKTMWALEVLEELGFKYDSSIQPFTTPLSGFRNAPRTPFYPVVNGKRLNLLEFPPSVMPLGKACLPFCGGLYLRVLPKSFINYALNKVNKNNSGMIYTHPWELDVKQPRLKVPPHIKFTHYYNLSSTKDKLEYLLQNFEFDTLSKVVEDGVYPYIELK; encoded by the coding sequence ATGAAAAATGTTTTTACTATTGATGTAGAAGATTGGTTTCACACTATGGACTTTAACTTTCCTGTGAGCTCTTGGAATAATTATGAAGACAGAGTTCATCATGGATTAAAAGATATCCTTGAGCTATTAGACAAATATAATGTGAAGGCTACCTTCTTTGTTCTAGGTTATGTGGCAAGAAAACATCCGGAGCTTGTTAGAGAACTGATAAACAAGGGACATGAAATTGGTTCTCACGGCGACATGCACAAAATGGTTACTACTCAAAATAGAGAAGAATTTAAAAAGGATGTAGCTGCCTCTAAGGAGATACTTGAAGACATGACGGGAAAGAAAATAAATATATACAGGTCTTCTTCCTGGTCTATAGTACCTAAAACCATGTGGGCTTTGGAGGTTTTAGAGGAGCTGGGCTTTAAGTACGACTCAAGCATTCAGCCCTTTACAACTCCGCTCTCAGGCTTTAGGAATGCTCCAAGGACTCCCTTTTACCCTGTGGTAAATGGCAAAAGGTTAAACCTTCTTGAGTTTCCACCATCGGTTATGCCTTTAGGAAAAGCTTGCCTGCCCTTCTGCGGCGGCTTATATCTCAGGGTTCTGCCAAAGAGCTTTATAAATTATGCCTTAAATAAGGTTAACAAAAATAATTCCGGAATGATTTATACCCACCCTTGGGAGCTTGATGTAAAGCAACCAAGGCTAAAGGTTCCGCCTCATATAAAGTTTACACATTACTATAATTTAAGTTCAACCAAAGATAAACTTGAATATCTTCTACAAAACTTTGAATTCGATACTTTATCAAAGGTTGTGGAGGATGGAGTTTATCCATATATAGAATTAAAATAA
- a CDS encoding DUF2304 domain-containing protein, producing the protein MNNILRIFILLLGISCFLIILKLLVKKKIGERASLLWLFGALVILIASFVPGLLDEISSLVGIDYPPSLLFLLSTLILFIICFMHSVQISTLNAQLRELTQHVAVKEICQDNMMNIKHKEIIETSNAKDEEDIKTNDYV; encoded by the coding sequence TTGAATAACATACTACGAATTTTTATCTTGTTGCTAGGCATATCCTGCTTCTTAATTATACTTAAGCTTCTTGTGAAGAAAAAGATAGGTGAAAGAGCTTCTCTGCTCTGGCTTTTTGGAGCATTAGTAATTTTAATAGCTTCATTTGTTCCAGGATTGCTAGATGAAATATCCAGCTTAGTTGGAATAGATTACCCTCCTTCCTTGTTATTCTTGTTATCTACTTTAATATTGTTTATAATATGCTTCATGCATTCAGTACAAATATCGACTTTAAATGCACAGCTTAGAGAGCTCACTCAGCATGTAGCCGTTAAGGAAATATGCCAGGACAATATGATGAATATAAAACATAAGGAAATTATAGAAACTAGTAATGCTAAGGATGAGGAGGATATAAAAACTAATGATTATGTTTAA
- a CDS encoding ATP-grasp domain-containing protein: MKTVLLTNGQQRKTLAAARSLGKRGINVIVAEETRFNISAFSKYCSKSLVYPSPKKAPEEFYKWLTASIKKYDCDVVFPMDDDVLEVVMNHSHELSKMCTIPLPSKESYETACDKGNAIKLVQGSGAPCPKTIFPDSLSSLKALAATMNYPMVIKPRKSSGSRGIRIAHDEEELLGLYEEAHSAQPFPVVQEYIGLGERYDVCLLYDKNHKLIAHFIQKEIRHFPVDIGPSTVQMSVEMPELLETALSIMKQLPWYGVVELEFMIDQRDNKLKFMEINPRFWGSLQMAIAAGVDFPWLLYKLAAGEFVEKVLKYETGLMCKWLLPGDIFHFISNKSRRNMNPPLFSGKRHKVIDDTIDIKDPLPVLGFILACLRYVFDINMWKFIFKR; the protein is encoded by the coding sequence ATGAAAACTGTACTATTGACAAATGGACAGCAAAGAAAAACTTTAGCTGCAGCACGTTCGCTAGGCAAAAGAGGAATTAATGTAATTGTAGCAGAGGAGACTAGATTTAATATTTCAGCTTTCTCTAAGTATTGCAGCAAGTCCTTAGTATACCCTAGTCCAAAAAAAGCTCCTGAAGAGTTTTACAAATGGCTAACAGCTTCTATAAAAAAATACGACTGCGATGTTGTTTTTCCAATGGACGATGATGTTTTGGAAGTGGTTATGAACCATTCACATGAGCTTTCAAAAATGTGTACTATACCTCTTCCAAGCAAGGAAAGCTACGAAACAGCTTGTGATAAAGGCAATGCAATTAAGCTAGTTCAAGGGTCAGGAGCACCTTGTCCTAAGACTATTTTTCCTGATAGCCTGAGCAGTTTAAAGGCTTTAGCTGCAACTATGAATTATCCCATGGTTATTAAGCCTAGAAAAAGCTCTGGCTCTCGAGGCATAAGAATAGCACATGATGAGGAGGAGCTTTTAGGGCTTTATGAAGAAGCTCATTCAGCTCAGCCCTTTCCAGTAGTTCAAGAATATATAGGACTTGGTGAAAGATATGACGTATGCCTTCTTTATGATAAAAATCATAAGCTAATAGCACACTTTATTCAAAAGGAAATAAGACATTTCCCAGTAGACATTGGGCCAAGTACAGTTCAAATGAGCGTTGAAATGCCTGAGCTTTTAGAAACTGCCTTAAGCATTATGAAACAGCTGCCTTGGTATGGTGTTGTGGAGCTTGAATTTATGATTGACCAAAGGGATAACAAGCTAAAATTCATGGAGATTAACCCAAGGTTTTGGGGTTCTCTTCAAATGGCTATAGCAGCTGGAGTGGACTTCCCCTGGCTTCTATACAAATTGGCAGCCGGGGAATTTGTAGAAAAGGTGCTTAAATATGAAACAGGGCTGATGTGCAAATGGCTTTTGCCCGGAGACATATTTCACTTTATAAGCAATAAAAGCAGAAGAAACATGAATCCTCCTCTTTTCTCCGGGAAAAGGCACAAGGTTATAGACGATACTATAGATATTAAAGATCCGCTACCTGTTTTAGGCTTTATACTCGCTTGCTTAAGATACGTGTTCGATATAAATATGTGGAAGTTTATTTTTAAAAGATAG
- a CDS encoding glycosyltransferase family 2 protein, whose translation MTDTLIIIPAHNEEKNILKVLEDIKTQSLNMDVLIVDDGSKDKTRDLVMSEEVKIISHPYNLGYGAALQTGFKYAKKQNYKYVILFDGDGQHNAKYIKDFYEEISKNHWDIVSGSRFLVQDESEVELLKKIVIRALRKIIFISTGVKITDPTCGFKALSQRAYEFYSKMGNYPADYPDSDIIIQMLKLGYKIKEIPISINKRIHGTSMHSGLKPIIYLFKMFLSINVVLLRHKLQRREELE comes from the coding sequence ATGACAGATACACTAATAATTATTCCTGCTCATAATGAAGAAAAAAACATATTAAAAGTATTAGAAGATATAAAAACTCAAAGCCTAAATATGGATGTGCTTATAGTAGATGACGGCTCAAAAGACAAAACAAGGGACTTGGTTATGAGTGAAGAAGTTAAAATAATTTCTCATCCCTATAATTTGGGTTACGGAGCTGCTCTTCAAACAGGATTTAAATATGCAAAAAAACAAAATTATAAATATGTAATTTTGTTTGACGGAGATGGACAGCATAATGCTAAATATATAAAGGATTTCTATGAAGAAATCAGCAAAAATCATTGGGATATCGTATCTGGCTCTCGATTTCTTGTGCAAGATGAATCGGAGGTGGAGCTCTTAAAGAAAATAGTCATTAGAGCTTTAAGAAAAATTATCTTTATCTCTACAGGGGTTAAAATAACAGATCCTACCTGCGGCTTTAAGGCACTTTCGCAAAGAGCTTATGAATTTTATTCTAAAATGGGCAATTATCCTGCAGATTATCCTGACTCAGATATTATTATCCAAATGCTTAAGCTTGGCTATAAAATTAAGGAAATACCCATTTCGATAAACAAAAGAATTCACGGTACAAGCATGCACTCTGGTTTAAAGCCTATAATATATCTTTTTAAAATGTTTCTAAGTATAAATGTTGTACTGCTTAGACACAAGCTGCAAAGGAGGGAAGAGCTTGAATAA
- the murJ gene encoding murein biosynthesis integral membrane protein MurJ has protein sequence MKLNLKQKLKIKNDISQNLVVIITLINMLLAVAALGKDIFMASYLGTTEKSDAFTLAFFITDMIGNNLIASAVGVSCIPFFTRAQLSKDKNLLSKRFKDTNLVFSIITFALAFILFVFRNSVIKLLAQGFTPGTTALSIKLFIILLPTIILYPLVSTGVSYMQVGGKFIVSSLAPVIFNLIFLIGIIYCYIFKIPTSSGVYIISFSVLLSVMSMILLIYFNIVGKTANKEDYVKSKTNLNLGLFKLFMPYSLILFISQIVLYYERYLASQLQAGSVAALSYTFRLSQFPIWVFVSAIGTVVFPLMSKHSSEGNTKELSSVFKKALWWALVLTVPIIIMLYALRLPIVEVLFLRGAFDINSLNITTEIFSSYVFVILGQSITAISLKRFLAEEKIKKPLIIYIFSSSINIVLDNYLVKTLGIKGLGYGAAISSLVNALMMIYISKLSLRHSLNRSISRITKLVLANVSTILICFLADTIWNTFLSSSSFLIKFIYLSFVVITTLVSYAISLKALKLL, from the coding sequence TTGAAGCTAAACCTGAAACAAAAGTTGAAAATTAAGAATGATATTTCACAAAACCTGGTAGTAATCATTACTCTAATAAACATGTTATTAGCTGTTGCAGCACTAGGCAAGGATATTTTCATGGCTTCTTACCTAGGCACTACTGAAAAGTCTGATGCCTTTACCCTAGCCTTTTTTATTACGGACATGATAGGCAACAACCTAATTGCCAGCGCCGTTGGTGTAAGCTGCATACCCTTTTTCACAAGAGCACAGCTTAGTAAAGATAAAAATTTGTTATCTAAAAGGTTTAAGGATACAAACCTTGTTTTTTCTATTATAACCTTTGCTTTAGCCTTCATATTGTTTGTCTTTAGAAACAGTGTTATAAAACTTCTTGCTCAAGGCTTTACACCTGGTACAACAGCACTAAGCATAAAGCTATTTATAATACTTCTGCCTACTATAATACTCTATCCTTTAGTATCTACAGGAGTATCCTATATGCAGGTAGGTGGAAAATTTATAGTAAGCTCACTGGCACCTGTTATTTTTAACTTAATCTTTTTAATTGGAATTATATATTGTTATATTTTTAAAATACCAACAAGCAGTGGAGTATACATTATAAGTTTTTCTGTACTACTCTCGGTTATGTCAATGATATTGCTTATTTACTTTAATATAGTGGGAAAGACAGCAAATAAAGAGGATTATGTTAAAAGCAAAACAAATTTAAACCTCGGCTTGTTTAAGTTGTTTATGCCCTATTCATTGATTTTATTTATATCTCAAATTGTTTTGTATTATGAAAGGTATTTAGCTTCACAGCTTCAAGCTGGAAGCGTAGCAGCCTTAAGCTACACCTTTAGGCTGTCTCAATTTCCAATTTGGGTGTTTGTATCGGCTATAGGCACAGTAGTTTTTCCTCTCATGTCTAAGCACAGCAGCGAAGGAAACACCAAGGAATTAAGCTCTGTGTTTAAAAAAGCTTTATGGTGGGCATTAGTTTTAACTGTTCCTATAATAATAATGCTTTATGCCTTAAGGCTGCCAATAGTTGAGGTGTTATTCCTAAGAGGCGCTTTTGATATTAACTCCTTAAATATAACCACTGAAATTTTCTCTAGCTATGTGTTTGTAATACTAGGACAAAGTATAACCGCTATAAGTCTTAAGAGATTTCTTGCAGAGGAGAAAATTAAAAAACCTCTTATAATATATATTTTTTCCTCAAGCATCAATATAGTTTTAGATAATTATTTAGTTAAAACTCTAGGAATAAAGGGACTTGGCTATGGAGCAGCCATAAGCTCACTGGTGAACGCATTAATGATGATTTATATAAGCAAACTATCCTTAAGGCATAGTTTAAATAGAAGCATAAGCAGGATAACTAAGCTAGTTTTAGCTAATGTTTCTACAATTTTAATATGTTTTTTAGCAGATACTATATGGAATACATTTTTATCAAGTAGCAGCTTTTTAATAAAATTCATCTACTTATCATTTGTGGTTATAACTACTTTAGTTTCATACGCAATTAGTTTAAAAGCTTTGAAATTGCTTTAA